One Chloroflexota bacterium DNA window includes the following coding sequences:
- a CDS encoding alpha/beta hydrolase: protein MPTKTIVLIHGLFVSKHSWQPWVEYYQAKGYTVLTPAWPGRDQSIAELKQRANDPALAQHTLKESIDYHVKFIQSLPEKPIVIGHSMGGLITQILANRQLISAGVAIDSAPPQGVISTKWSFIKSALPMLNPFRSTSKPFMMPFEHFQYTFVNGMPLAEQQAIYQSQVVPESLHNLRQSLTSVSRVDFKAEHAPLLLIAGEIDHIIPASLNYSNYRKYRNSKSLTDFKQFAGRNHYIVGQPNWQEVAEYALNWIETKALASQSVAQ from the coding sequence ATGCCAACTAAAACGATTGTCCTGATTCATGGTCTGTTTGTGTCAAAACATTCTTGGCAGCCCTGGGTTGAATATTACCAAGCGAAGGGCTATACGGTGTTAACTCCAGCTTGGCCAGGCCGCGATCAAAGCATCGCCGAATTAAAGCAACGGGCCAATGATCCAGCCTTAGCTCAGCATACATTAAAAGAAAGCATCGATTATCATGTGAAATTTATTCAGAGCTTGCCCGAAAAACCAATTGTGATTGGCCACTCGATGGGTGGCTTGATCACCCAAATTTTGGCTAATCGCCAGTTGATTAGCGCTGGCGTGGCGATCGATTCAGCTCCGCCGCAGGGCGTAATCAGCACCAAATGGTCGTTTATCAAATCAGCCTTGCCCATGCTGAATCCGTTTCGCTCAACTAGCAAGCCTTTTATGATGCCCTTTGAGCATTTTCAATATACCTTTGTCAATGGCATGCCTTTAGCTGAGCAACAGGCGATTTATCAAAGCCAAGTTGTGCCCGAATCGCTGCATAACTTGCGTCAATCGTTGACCAGTGTCAGTCGGGTGGATTTCAAGGCTGAGCATGCCCCGCTGCTGCTGATTGCTGGCGAAATTGACCATATTATTCCGGCTTCGCTGAATTACAGCAATTATCGCAAATACCGCAACAGCAAATCGCTGACCGATTTCAAGCAATTTGCTGGGCGCAATCACTACATTGTCGGCCAACCAAACTGGCAAGAAGTTGCTGAATATGCCTTGAATTGGATCGAAACCAAGGCATTGGCTAGTCAATCGGTTGCTCAATAA
- a CDS encoding GNAT family N-acetyltransferase: protein MIEQRPLAELANDRRFPPDPQFGLVYAALQAGNSQGCYWQANTWSSCWDQANNVLYLASDRRLDQAEFNQHWQQTVVPAMPARQVIKLRLLGNSQLELDDVLKPYQAQPSSSYFFADQGHVVNQPHLPSQFELKQLDAEVLQLPSAQPILQEIRWMWPSLERFLTNGLGLAIQVEQTLVAWCTAEYVSSQRCGLGIETLEAYQQQGLGYALATAMIVACRQRGLQVHWECSSKNLASYRLAQKLGLQPQAGLINYGLVWL from the coding sequence ATGATTGAACAACGACCCTTAGCCGAACTTGCCAACGATCGTCGTTTTCCGCCTGATCCCCAATTTGGCTTGGTGTATGCTGCCTTGCAGGCTGGCAACTCGCAAGGTTGCTATTGGCAGGCCAATACATGGAGCAGTTGCTGGGATCAAGCAAATAATGTGTTGTATTTGGCGAGCGATCGTCGGCTTGATCAGGCTGAATTTAACCAACACTGGCAGCAAACGGTGGTGCCAGCGATGCCTGCCCGCCAAGTGATCAAACTGCGCTTGCTTGGTAATTCTCAACTTGAATTAGATGATGTGCTCAAGCCCTATCAAGCCCAACCAAGCAGCAGCTACTTTTTTGCTGATCAAGGCCATGTAGTAAACCAACCGCACCTGCCCAGCCAATTTGAGCTTAAGCAGCTTGATGCTGAAGTATTGCAGCTGCCAAGTGCCCAGCCAATTCTCCAAGAAATTCGTTGGATGTGGCCAAGCCTTGAACGCTTTCTAACCAACGGTTTGGGCTTAGCAATTCAGGTCGAGCAAACGTTGGTGGCCTGGTGTACTGCTGAGTATGTTAGTTCGCAACGCTGTGGTTTAGGCATCGAAACCTTAGAAGCCTACCAACAACAAGGTTTGGGCTATGCTTTGGCAACCGCGATGATCGTGGCATGTCGCCAACGTGGTTTGCAAGTGCATTGGGAATGTTCGAGCAAAAATCTTGCTTCGTATCGTTTGGCGCAAAAACTCGGCTTGCAACCACAAGCAGGCTTAATCAACTATGGCTTGGTTTGGCTCTAG
- a CDS encoding ABC transporter ATP-binding protein yields the protein MASITFDHVDKIFGDVHVLKDLNIDIPDQEFLVLVGPSGCGKSTALRCLAGLEEITGGQIMIGDRVVNNVAPKDRDIAMVFQSYALYPHMTVFDNMAFGLKLRKVPKPEIKRRVEEAAEMMAIGHLLDRKPRQLSGGQRQRVALGRAIVRDPAVFLMDEPLSNLDAKLRVQTRAEISKLHQRLKTTFIYVTHDQTEAMTMGSRIAVMRDGLMQQLDSPQTLYDHPVNKFVAGFIGSPSMNFIKGTLTKGDGRLFFDGGSFSVPIPNSRRAHIESHVGKEVELGVRPEDVHDAALLPPGINGDAVVETTVDVTEPMGSEIYAYLQSGQHSIIGRFDPRTSARPGQPIRAVYDMEKMHIFDIATEKALI from the coding sequence ATGGCTTCAATTACGTTTGATCACGTTGATAAAATCTTTGGTGATGTGCACGTTCTCAAAGATCTCAACATCGATATTCCTGATCAAGAATTTTTGGTCTTGGTTGGACCTTCAGGCTGTGGTAAATCGACAGCATTGCGCTGTTTGGCTGGCCTCGAAGAAATTACTGGCGGCCAAATTATGATCGGGGATCGCGTGGTCAATAACGTTGCGCCCAAAGATCGTGATATCGCCATGGTGTTCCAAAGCTATGCCTTGTATCCTCACATGACGGTGTTTGATAACATGGCTTTCGGCTTGAAACTGCGCAAAGTGCCAAAACCTGAAATCAAGCGCCGCGTTGAAGAAGCCGCCGAAATGATGGCGATTGGTCACTTGCTTGATCGCAAGCCCCGCCAACTTTCGGGCGGTCAACGTCAACGGGTGGCCTTGGGCCGAGCAATCGTGCGCGACCCAGCCGTCTTCTTGATGGACGAACCACTCTCGAACTTGGATGCCAAGTTGCGGGTGCAAACACGGGCTGAAATTAGCAAATTGCATCAACGCCTCAAAACCACCTTTATCTATGTGACTCACGACCAAACCGAAGCGATGACGATGGGTTCGCGGATTGCGGTGATGCGTGATGGTCTCATGCAACAACTTGATAGCCCACAAACCTTATACGATCATCCAGTCAACAAATTTGTGGCAGGCTTCATTGGTTCGCCCTCGATGAACTTCATCAAAGGCACCTTAACCAAGGGCGATGGCCGCTTGTTCTTCGATGGTGGCAGCTTCTCAGTGCCAATTCCCAACAGCCGCCGCGCTCATATCGAATCGCATGTTGGCAAAGAAGTTGAACTTGGCGTGCGCCCTGAAGATGTCCACGATGCAGCACTCTTGCCACCAGGGATTAACGGCGATGCCGTGGTCGAAACCACCGTCGATGTGACCGAACCAATGGGTAGCGAAATCTACGCCTACCTGCAAAGCGGCCAACACTCGATCATCGGACGCTTCGACCCACGGACCTCGGCCCGCCCAGGCCAGCCAATTCGCGCAGTCTATGATATGGAAAAAATGCATATCTTCGACATCGCCACCGAAAAAGCTTTGATCTAA
- a CDS encoding redoxin domain-containing protein translates to MQGQIVERNLMVVDETDHPVDLLQRYQQRSLLLMLMRHVGCGLCRQQLYRLREYQQRFHHAHCEIAVIIMGDAKMAHGFRQLNRLPFPVFSDPKQQVYEAFEIGQGSLWTVAGPHVLARQMLLAFKGIPSSVNLTAESIRRLGGIVLLNPQAEISFHHVANPIYRYPTWDEVLTYVEPPLQRAA, encoded by the coding sequence ATGCAGGGCCAAATCGTTGAGCGCAATTTAATGGTGGTGGATGAAACCGATCATCCGGTTGATTTGCTGCAACGCTATCAACAACGTTCACTTTTGTTAATGTTAATGCGCCATGTTGGTTGTGGCCTGTGTCGCCAACAGCTCTACCGTTTGCGCGAATATCAACAACGCTTTCACCATGCCCACTGCGAAATTGCCGTGATTATTATGGGCGATGCCAAAATGGCTCATGGCTTTCGTCAGCTTAATCGCTTGCCATTTCCGGTTTTTTCCGACCCTAAACAGCAAGTCTACGAGGCCTTTGAAATTGGCCAAGGCTCACTTTGGACAGTTGCTGGCCCGCATGTTTTAGCCCGTCAGATGCTGTTAGCATTCAAAGGCATTCCTTCATCAGTCAATTTAACCGCCGAATCAATTCGCCGCCTTGGGGGCATTGTGCTGCTCAATCCGCAGGCCGAAATTAGCTTTCATCATGTCGCCAACCCAATCTATCGTTACCCAACTTGGGATGAAGTATTGACTTATGTGGAGCCGCCGCTGCAACGCGCCGCCTAA
- a CDS encoding LacI family transcriptional regulator, with translation MATIKDVAQLAEVSVATVSYVLNDSMPVSEATRNKVLAAVAKLGYQPHRQGRNLQRQRTLTIGVLLPQANLLCELDLATWLLEATNAATSAGYSLLLQPADSQARGDLADGWISFGTALDPQLPQIWALAPPFDQPAVLCDAAFAAQRAVETLTHAGMQRLGLITLPRSIPGSARWYLGYRRALRRTGIAFDPALVVEPADNRFHDGVAAYAALAASENDYDGLIVCGNQLATGVVMVDHAKVPLIVSHSNTQRGISGFRWPTELWAHTLVRKLLQQLDGSAIAHRTWLNPSLVIGSLGFKEDLDGFNYV, from the coding sequence ATGGCAACGATCAAGGATGTTGCGCAATTAGCAGAGGTTTCAGTTGCCACGGTGTCGTATGTCTTGAACGACAGCATGCCGGTCAGCGAAGCCACGCGCAACAAAGTGCTAGCCGCAGTTGCCAAACTCGGCTATCAACCCCATCGTCAAGGCCGTAATCTCCAACGTCAACGCACCTTAACCATTGGCGTGTTGTTACCCCAAGCTAATCTATTATGTGAACTTGATTTGGCCACGTGGTTGCTCGAAGCAACCAATGCCGCCACTAGCGCAGGCTATAGTCTCTTACTACAACCTGCCGATAGCCAAGCCCGTGGCGATTTGGCCGATGGTTGGATTAGTTTTGGCACAGCACTCGACCCACAATTGCCCCAAATTTGGGCACTAGCCCCCCCGTTTGATCAACCAGCCGTTTTGTGTGATGCAGCCTTTGCTGCACAACGCGCGGTTGAAACCTTGACCCATGCGGGGATGCAACGGCTCGGCCTGATTACGCTACCGCGCAGCATTCCAGGCTCGGCCCGTTGGTATCTGGGTTATCGACGCGCTTTACGCCGCACAGGCATCGCCTTTGATCCAGCGTTGGTTGTCGAGCCAGCCGACAATCGTTTTCACGATGGGGTTGCCGCCTACGCAGCACTTGCCGCCAGTGAAAACGACTACGACGGCTTGATCGTCTGTGGCAATCAACTGGCAACCGGAGTGGTAATGGTCGATCATGCCAAAGTACCACTGATCGTTAGCCATAGCAATACCCAACGCGGCATCTCGGGCTTTCGCTGGCCAACCGAACTTTGGGCACATACCTTGGTGCGAAAACTCCTACAACAGCTTGATGGGAGCGCCATTGCTCACCGTACATGGCTCAACCCAAGCTTGGTGATTGGTTCATTAGGTTTCAAGGAGGATCTCGATGGCTTCAATTACGTTTGA
- a CDS encoding PAS domain-containing protein, which translates to MALGQQLVHPDCLAFVAVVEELLARRQQGLVPQNRWQLADDPWGPRAWNRTELEDMVYSSYKQMRKGRITRPPRREVVMDIADYLNCTIEERNRLLIAADGSPIMPYLTGAALTPILEITIEIVQQLSMPAFVINRDWQMHYFNEHLLNLFGVTPEMLAAIDPTQLNVLGLLCNPDLPLYPQLIQNRASWQFMVRKTIYGFKQANVLCQYEPWYQQLVAELLQLPEFASQWPIVSLDKPLVTPNMGLESPTIVLEALIPHTKPMPKRAWLRPLLMSAGYFQFDFPQIVAFLPANAESQAIYAEIGVPLGINHSN; encoded by the coding sequence ATGGCGCTTGGGCAACAACTGGTGCATCCCGATTGTTTGGCGTTTGTCGCGGTGGTTGAGGAATTATTAGCGCGTCGTCAACAAGGCCTCGTGCCCCAAAACCGCTGGCAACTCGCTGATGATCCGTGGGGGCCACGCGCTTGGAATCGTACTGAGCTGGAAGATATGGTTTATAGCAGCTACAAGCAGATGCGCAAAGGCCGCATTACCCGCCCGCCACGCCGCGAGGTGGTGATGGATATTGCCGATTATCTGAATTGCACAATCGAGGAGCGCAACCGCTTGTTGATTGCCGCTGATGGCTCGCCGATAATGCCCTATTTGACTGGCGCAGCACTCACGCCAATTCTTGAGATTACGATTGAAATTGTGCAACAACTGAGCATGCCCGCATTTGTAATCAATCGCGATTGGCAGATGCACTATTTCAACGAGCATTTACTGAATTTGTTTGGGGTTACGCCCGAAATGTTGGCGGCGATTGATCCAACTCAGTTGAATGTGCTAGGCCTGTTGTGTAACCCCGATTTGCCCTTATACCCACAGCTGATTCAAAATCGTGCTTCATGGCAATTTATGGTGCGCAAAACAATTTATGGCTTTAAACAGGCCAACGTGTTATGCCAATATGAGCCATGGTATCAACAATTGGTCGCTGAGTTGTTGCAACTGCCTGAATTTGCCAGCCAATGGCCAATTGTTAGCCTCGACAAGCCGCTGGTTACGCCGAATATGGGGCTTGAATCGCCAACAATTGTGTTAGAGGCGTTAATTCCGCATACCAAACCCATGCCCAAACGAGCTTGGCTGCGACCATTGTTGATGTCAGCGGGCTATTTTCAATTTGATTTTCCGCAAATTGTGGCTTTTTTGCCCGCCAACGCCGAGAGCCAAGCGATTTATGCAGAAATTGGCGTGCCGCTGGGGATTAATCATAGTAACTAA
- a CDS encoding redoxin domain-containing protein, protein MTAVASNPMTDLWVLNETGERVGFESLWQEKPILIFFMRNIGCGICRQTLLNLRDYDQAFKDAGWQIVVLMMGNVELVSRFRSMYNIPFPIYVDQSLQVYDYFEIVEGSWLQVLSPQVLIRQAKLLVGGMELLNGAGSMRRLGGAAAINRAGQIVYHHVANPIYRYPEWSSVLQTLQQTN, encoded by the coding sequence ATGACAGCAGTAGCAAGCAACCCAATGACTGATTTATGGGTGTTGAATGAAACAGGTGAGCGGGTTGGCTTTGAAAGTCTTTGGCAGGAAAAGCCAATCTTAATCTTTTTTATGCGGAATATTGGTTGTGGTATTTGCCGCCAAACCTTGTTAAATCTGCGTGATTACGACCAAGCCTTCAAAGATGCTGGCTGGCAAATTGTAGTGCTGATGATGGGCAATGTTGAGCTGGTTTCGCGCTTTCGCTCGATGTATAACATTCCCTTCCCAATTTATGTTGATCAAAGTTTACAGGTTTACGATTATTTTGAGATTGTAGAAGGCTCATGGCTACAAGTGCTCTCGCCACAGGTGCTGATTCGCCAAGCCAAGCTCTTAGTTGGCGGCATGGAGTTGTTGAATGGGGCTGGCTCAATGCGGCGGCTGGGCGGTGCAGCAGCGATCAATCGGGCTGGTCAGATTGTCTATCACCATGTGGCCAACCCAATTTATCGCTACCCCGAATGGTCTAGCGTGTTGCAAACCTTGCAACAAACCAACTAG
- a CDS encoding CoA pyrophosphatase, with translation MPNLAFVAALQAQLANLQHDNEARSRLLPILGNGNPSRDLLPPAHITPRHGAVLALLYPQAGQLFVPLTVRSGNLRSHTGEISLPGGSIDPTDASPEAAALREAHEEVGLQTHQPTIIGRLSELYVPVSNFLITPIVAWLDHAPDLAPNPHEVADVVHLPLQQLWAADAVQTEERIIRGMTLQVPHYPYGEHKIWGATSIILTQLALRVQAALQQI, from the coding sequence ATGCCAAATCTAGCGTTCGTGGCGGCTCTCCAAGCGCAACTTGCCAACTTGCAGCACGACAACGAGGCTCGTTCACGGCTTTTACCAATCCTCGGCAACGGCAATCCCAGTCGCGATTTATTGCCCCCAGCCCATATCACACCACGCCATGGCGCAGTGCTGGCTTTGCTGTATCCGCAAGCTGGACAGTTGTTTGTACCGTTAACCGTGCGCAGTGGCAATTTGCGCAGCCACACTGGCGAAATCTCCTTACCTGGTGGCTCGATCGACCCAACTGATGCCAGCCCTGAGGCCGCCGCGCTGCGCGAAGCCCACGAAGAGGTTGGCTTGCAAACCCATCAACCTACAATCATCGGGCGTTTGAGCGAATTGTATGTACCAGTCAGCAATTTTTTAATCACGCCAATTGTCGCTTGGCTTGATCATGCGCCTGATTTAGCCCCCAATCCGCATGAGGTTGCCGATGTGGTGCATTTGCCCTTGCAGCAGCTTTGGGCCGCCGATGCCGTGCAAACTGAAGAACGGATTATTCGTGGCATGACCCTGCAAGTGCCGCATTACCCCTATGGTGAGCATAAAATTTGGGGCGCAACCTCGATTATTCTGACCCAGCTAGCCTTACGGGTTCAAGCGGCACTCCAGCAAATCTAA
- a CDS encoding glycosyltransferase family 4 protein translates to MKRILVCTAQVPFARGGAELLAEGLLQALRKAGHEADLVALPFTRTPHRELLNSALAWRMLDLSQVEDRPVDQVICTKFPSYAVAHPKKVVWLVHQHRQLYDWRGTNWSDWGSQPDDDHLARSLTRLDQQALVEAKRRFSISKIVSQRLQRFNGLASTPLYPPSIYSGRLRQGRYEPYILSISRLDPAKRLDLLLHALTHTEQPVKAIIGGRGPALAELQALAKQLGIEARVEFRGWMDDQTLIDLYADARAVFYAPIDEDFGFATIEALEAAKPVLTAQDSGTVLEFIHDGKTGFVAPAEARAMAAHLDTLWASADLAAQLGSNGPAMVANIRWEHVVKQLVLA, encoded by the coding sequence ATGAAACGGATTCTTGTTTGTACAGCCCAAGTGCCTTTTGCCCGTGGTGGAGCCGAATTGTTGGCCGAAGGCCTACTGCAAGCCCTGCGCAAGGCGGGCCATGAAGCCGATTTAGTCGCCTTGCCCTTTACTCGGACACCGCATCGCGAGTTGCTCAATAGCGCTTTGGCTTGGCGCATGCTCGATCTCAGCCAAGTCGAAGATCGACCTGTCGATCAAGTAATCTGTACTAAATTCCCCTCGTATGCAGTGGCTCACCCCAAAAAAGTCGTTTGGTTGGTGCATCAACATCGACAACTCTACGATTGGCGCGGCACAAACTGGAGCGATTGGGGCAGTCAACCAGACGATGATCACCTCGCTCGCAGCCTGACACGGCTCGATCAACAGGCCTTAGTCGAAGCCAAACGCCGTTTTAGCATCTCCAAGATTGTCAGTCAACGCTTGCAACGCTTCAATGGCCTCGCCAGCACACCGCTTTATCCACCCTCAATTTATAGTGGGCGCTTACGTCAAGGCCGCTACGAACCATATATTCTCAGCATTTCGCGGCTTGATCCCGCCAAACGGCTCGATTTATTGCTGCACGCCCTGACCCATACCGAACAACCAGTCAAGGCGATTATCGGCGGGCGTGGCCCAGCTTTGGCAGAACTGCAAGCACTCGCCAAGCAACTTGGGATTGAAGCACGGGTTGAGTTTCGCGGCTGGATGGATGATCAAACGCTGATTGATTTATATGCCGATGCCCGCGCCGTGTTCTATGCCCCGATCGACGAGGATTTTGGCTTTGCCACGATCGAAGCGCTTGAGGCGGCCAAGCCAGTGCTGACCGCCCAAGATTCGGGCACAGTTTTAGAATTTATTCACGATGGCAAAACTGGCTTTGTTGCCCCAGCCGAAGCGCGAGCCATGGCCGCCCACCTCGACACATTGTGGGCCTCTGCCGATTTAGCGGCCCAACTTGGCAGCAACGGGCCAGCGATGGTCGCCAACATTCGCTGGGAACATGTCGTCAAGCAATTAGTTTTAGCGTGA